Proteins from a genomic interval of Lolium perenne isolate Kyuss_39 chromosome 1, Kyuss_2.0, whole genome shotgun sequence:
- the LOC127314052 gene encoding uncharacterized protein → MEYEYQYSSSFNKEKRPPAKRGQVKMQIARALSNLVSPSTAAVADGSKQANRNSFRRETSY, encoded by the coding sequence ATGGAGTACGAGTACCAGTACAGCAGCAGCTTCAACAAGGAGAAGAGGCCTCCGGCGAAGAGGGGCCAGGTCAAGATGCAGATAGCGAGGGCCCTGAGCAACCTCGTCTCTCCGAGCACTGCTGCAGTTGCTGACGGCTCGAAGCAAGCAAATCGCAACAGCTTCAGAAGGGAAACAAGCTACTAA
- the LOC127320891 gene encoding uncharacterized protein, with the protein MEYGYQYSSSGGSASFAKEKRPPAKRGQVKLQMARTLSNLVSPSGAAAADGSKQANRNSFRRETSYN; encoded by the coding sequence ATGGAGTACGGGTACCAGTACAGCAGCAGCGGCGGCAGCGCCAGCTTCGCCAAGGAGAAGAGGCCTCCGGCGAAGAGGGGCCAGGTCAAGCTGCAGATGGCGAGGACGCTGAGCAACCTCGTGTCGCCGAGCGGCGCTGCTGCCGCCGACGGCTCGAAGCAAGCGAACCGCAACAGCTTCAGAAGGGAAACAAGCTACAACTGA